A stretch of the Arvicanthis niloticus isolate mArvNil1 chromosome 30, mArvNil1.pat.X, whole genome shotgun sequence genome encodes the following:
- the Tcf21 gene encoding transcription factor 21 has translation MSTGSLSDVEDLQEVEMLDCDSLKVDSNKEFGTSNESTEEGSNCENGSPQKGRGGLGKRRKAPTKKSPLSGVSQEGKQVQRNAANARERARMRVLSKAFSRLKTTLPWVPPDTKLSKLDTLRLASSYIAHLRQILANDKYQNGYIHPVNLTWPFMVAGKPESDLKEVVTASRLCGTTAS, from the exons ATGTCCACTGGCTCTCTCAGCGATGTAGAAGACCTTCAAGAGGTGGAGATGTTGGACTGTGACTCCCTGAAAGTGGACTCCAACAAGGAGTTTGGAACTTCCAACGAGAGCACCGAGGAGGGTTCCAACTGTGAGAACGGGTCTCCACAGAAGGGTCGCGGTGGCCTGGGCAAGAGGAGGAAGGCGCCCACCAAGAAAAGCCCCCTGAGCGGGGTCAGCCAGGAGGGCAAGCAGGTCCAGCGCAATGCTGCCAATGCGCGCGAGCGGGCCCGCATGCGGGTGCTGAGCAAGGCCTTCTCCAGGCTCAAGACCACCCTGCCCTGGGTGCCCCCGGACACCAAACTCTCCAAGCTGGACACTCTCAGGCTGGCGTCCAGCTACATCGCGCACTTGAGGCAGATCCTGGCCAACGACAAGTACCAGAACGGTTACATTCACCCAGTCAACCTG ACATGGCCCTTTATGGTGGCCGGCAAACCCGAGAGTGACCTGAAAGAAGTGGTGACCGCGAGCCGTTTGTGTGGAACCACTGCATCCTGA